From Vigna radiata var. radiata cultivar VC1973A unplaced genomic scaffold, Vradiata_ver6 scaffold_189, whole genome shotgun sequence, the proteins below share one genomic window:
- the LOC106778779 gene encoding uncharacterized protein LOC106778779 — protein sequence MVTMRNTNADEQGEMIRMLERRLEEMQKQHEEQLVAVRAECAAQITRAIVARGDGGAGEQRQERTVANAGNGGEEHSSTPAQEGPRGEGASGDKEEKAVSMYDGTTDPNAHVKSFTNAMSFRTGCDAIWCRAFSLSLEGEALEWFNALPNGCKVSFKGLETMFKKQFAACITRDITVVDLMNLKQGKDEPLKTFMDRYPKTVRRVKGLTLELALQHIMPALRPGPFKESVCRTPPKTMEELSERATDEIRVEDMKQSYRKEIQEAKGERNEGKKAENQTHRAGGQRPREGPRGPRFQQYTALNAPRAQIFHQALSTRLLQAPQKRPTQSNADGTKHCVYHQNMGHDTEDCVTLKDKIEELIRAGKLLKYVKTYRPDRSPARERSPRRMSPRRVEDRRTTGDRNDRYRRQEYPRDDRRRSRSRGRGDDRPLRRMINTISGGFTGGGSSSNARKKHVRALRSVHAIDTPRRSMPPITFTDDDFHAPDPDQDDPMVITAEIARYGVGKVLIDQGSSVIILYWKTFQQMDISEDLIVPYNEQIVGFAGERVDTRGYVDLRTRLGTGREGDERRGTICTVKADQKTARECYAAGLKLYPKEERRKSSRSEVALADLDPRTNTEDRLEPMGETQPMIIGKDASQTTLIANGLEEEVERRLRSILWHNRDLFAWTAADMPRIHPSVVAHKLALFKEARPVSQKNRRMGEEKRRAVEEEVGKLREAGFIREVTYTTWLANVVMVKKSNGKWRMCTDYTDLNKACPKDSHPLPSVDALVDGASGHKILSFLDAYSGYNQIPMYASDREKTAFITEKASYCYEVMPFGLKNAGATYQRLMDKIFASQIGRCMDVYIDDMVVRSEDGKAHARDLEEVFEQVKKYKMRLNPAKCTFGVPAGKFLGFMLTSRGIEANPDKCDAIINMKSPASLKEVQRLVGRLTALSRFIPRMA from the exons ATGGTGACCATGAGGAACACAAACGCTGACGAGCAGGGAGAGATGATCAGAATGTTGGAGAGACGTTTGGAGGAAATGCAAAAACAACATGAAGAGCAGTTGGTGGCTGTCAGGGCGGAGTGTGCGGCGCAGATCACCCGAGCAATCGTCGCTCGGGGTGATGGGGGCGCGGGGGAGCAGAGACAAGAGAGGACGGTGGCAAACGCAGGAAATGGAGGAGAGGAGCATAGCAGCACCCCGGCCCAAGAAGGCCCGAGAGGGGAAGGGGCGAGCGGGGATAAGGAGGAGAAAGCAGTGTCG ATGTACGACGGTACCACTGACCCAAACGCTCACGTGAAGTCGTTTACCAACGCCATGTCCTTCCGTACGGGTTGCGACGCCATCTGGTGCAGGGCATTTTCCCTTTCCCTAGAAGGGGAGGCCTTGGAGTGGTTCAACGCGCTACCGAATGGCTGCAAAGTTAGTTTTAAGGGGTTAGAAACTATGTTTAAAAAGCAATTCGCCGCATGCATTACTAGGGACATCACGGTGGTGGACCTGATGAACCTCAAGCAAGGAAAGGATGAACCACTGAAGACTTTCATGGATCGATATCCAAAAACCGTCCGGAGGGTGAAGGGTCTAACCTTGGAGCTCGCGTTACAGCATATCATGCCGGCCCTAAGGCCCGGCCCCTTCAAGGAGAGTGTATGCCGGACGCCACCCAAAACGATGGAGGAATTAAGCGAGCGGGCGACCGATGAGATTAGGGTGGAAGACATGAAGCAGAGTTACCGAAAGGAGATCCAGGAGGCCAAAGGGGAGAGGAACGAGGGGAAGAAGGCGGAGAACCAGACTCACCGGGCAGGAGGTCAAAGGCCTCGGGAGGGACCCAGGGGCCCCCGTTTCCAGCAATACACGGCTTTGAACGCCCCTCGGGCCCAAATTTTCCATCAAGCGCTAAGCACGCGGCTGCTGCAAGCACCACAAAAGCGACCTACCCAATCCAACGCGGATGGAACCAAACACTGCGTGTACCACCAAAACATGGGTCACGACACCGAGGACTGCGTGACCctcaaagataaaattgaagagCTGATTCGTGCTGGGAAGTTATTGAAGTACGTTAAAACTTATCGGCCAGACCGATCACCCGCCCGGGAAAGAAGTCCTAGGAGGATGAGTCCTCGACGGGTGGAGGACAGGAGAACCACTGGTGACCGAAACGATCGGTATCGTCGTCAGGAGTATCCACGGGATGACCGGAGGAGGAGTCGGAGTCGTGGAAGGGGTGATGATCGTCCTTTGAGGAGGATGATCAACACGATCTCAGGAGGATTCACCGGAGGGGGTTCTTCATCGAATGCGCGCAAGAAGCATGTCCGGGCGTTGCGCTCCGTGCATGCCATTGACACACCAAGGAGGTCAATGCCGCCCATCACCTTCACGGACGATGATTTTCATGCGCCTGACCCCGATCAGGATGATCCGATGGTGATCACCGCCGAAATCGCAAGATACGGGGTAGGTAAGGTACTCATTGACCAAGGGAGCTCAGTCATCATCCTTTACTGGAAAACCTTCCAGCAAATGGACATTTCAGAAGACCTCATCGTACCGTACAACGAGCAAATCGTGGGATTTGCCGGAGAGAGAGTGGATACGAGGGGATATGTAGACTTGCGCACTCGGTTGGGCACCGGGCGGGAGGGGGACGAAAGGAGA GGCACCATCTGCACTGTCAAGGCCGACCAGAAAACGGCCAGGGAATGTTATGCGGCGGGATTGAAGTTATACCCGAAGGAGGAAAGGAGGAAGAGTAGCCGGTCTGAGGTGGCTTTGGCCGACCTGGACCCCCGGACGAATACTGAGGACCGCTTGGAACCGATGGGAGAGACCCAGCCCATGATTATCGGGAAGGACGCATCTCAGACGACATTGATTGCCAATGGCCTAGAGGAGGAAGTGGAGAGGCGCCTCAGGAGCATCCTGTGGCATAATAGGGACCTGTTCGCTTGGACAGCGGCCGATATGCCGAGGATCCACCCTTCGGTGGTGGCCCATAAGCTAGCATTGTTTAAGGAAGCAAGGCCGGTGTCCCAGAAAAATCGCAGGAtgggagaagagaagaggaggGCGGTAGAAGAGGAGGTCGGAAAGTTAAGAGAAGCAGGATTCATCCGGGAAGTGACCTACACGACGTGGTTGGCTAACGTAGTAATGGTAAAGAAGTCAAATGGCAAATGGCGGATGTGTACGGACTATACAGACCTGAACAAGGCTTGCCCAAAAGATTCTCATCCTTTGCCTAGCGTCGACGCCCTTGTTGATGGGGCGTCCGGCCATAAGATCTTAAGCTTCTTGGATGCATACTCAGGGTACAACCAAATACCGATGTACGCTTCAGACCGGGAGAAGACGGCCTTCATTACCGAGAAGGCCAGTTATTGTTATGAAGTCATGCCCTTCGGGCTGAAGAACGCCGGAGCCACTTATCAGCGACTAATGGATAAAATCTTCGCCAGTCAGATCGGACGGTGCATGGACGTTTATATAGACGACATGGTGGTGCGTTCAGAGGATGGGAAGGCGCACGCCCGAGACTTGGAAGAGGTTTTTGAACAGGTCAAGAAGTACAAAATGCGTCTGAATCCGGCCAAATGCACGTTTGGGGTGCCGGCCGGTAAATTCCTGGGATTTATGCTTACGTCGCGGGGAATCGAGGCTAATCCCGACAAATGCGATGCCATCATCAACATGAAAAGTCCGGCCAGCCTTAAAGAAGTACAAAGGTTGGTCGGTCGCCTCACGGCTTTGTCCCGTTTTATCCCCAGAATGGCATAG